The stretch of DNA TTGCACTTCATGCGGCAACGCGGTTTCGCGCAACATGATCGCGGCCTTGTGGCCGTTTGGCGTTGCCGCCGTGTAAAGCGTAATCATGGTGATTCCCTTTCAGAATAATTGAATCAGCGTGACGCCGACCAGCAACGCGGCGACACCGGCCAGGCGCAAGCCCGGAACGGGGCGCTTCGGCAGGCGAAAGCAGCCGTAGCGGTCAACGAATACCGAGGCGACCTGCTGGCCGGCAACGGTCAGGCCGACGGCGGCCGCGGCGCCGATGACCGGGATCGCCGTAAACATCGTTGTCACGTAAGTCGCGCCGGCGAAGCCGCCGAGCCAACCCCACCACGCCATTTGCGCGACGCCGCCGGCGGGCGATTTCGGGGCGTCTTCGACAGTCGTAATGACGAGTTGCACCGCCGCCATCGCCAGTGTTGCGACCAAGAAGCTCACTGTCCCGACCACGAACGGCGCGCCGAGATCGGCTCGCAGCAAAGCGTTGAGCGCGCCCTGCACCGGCAGCACGGCGCCAGCGACGAGCGCGAGCGCCATCCAGCCGAGCTTGCCTTCGATCTGCTGCGATTGCTGCGCCCAACTCGTTCCGGGCTGTCCGAATACGATGCCTGCTGCTCCGAGCACGACCGCAAGCGTGCCGAACAAGGTCGCGGCGTCGAGGGTTTTCGGCGTCAATCCGAACCAGCCAAAACTGTCCAGCGTCAGCGAAGCGAACATCTGGCCGGCGATAAAAAGGCCGACCGTCACCACCGCGCCGAGTCGCGGAAACAGCACGATGGTCGAGACCACGTACAAAGCGCTGGCGACCCCGCCAATCGCATGCCACCACGGCGCGTGGGGCAGCAGCGCCAGCGCGGCAACGGTGCCGGTTAGAACAGCGATCAGCAGCAAGCCCAGGGCGCCAACCGATAGCTGCAGCGCGGTGGCGACAAACGGGCTGCCGGTCGCTTTCGAGAGTTGCGCGTTGGCGCCGGCCTGGACGGCCAACAGCGCGCCGGCCAGCAGCGAAACAATGACGAATAAAGTTTCCATGGTTTGCATC from Burkholderiales bacterium encodes:
- a CDS encoding DMT family transporter; its protein translation is METLFVIVSLLAGALLAVQAGANAQLSKATGSPFVATALQLSVGALGLLLIAVLTGTVAALALLPHAPWWHAIGGVASALYVVSTIVLFPRLGAVVTVGLFIAGQMFASLTLDSFGWFGLTPKTLDAATLFGTLAVVLGAAGIVFGQPGTSWAQQSQQIEGKLGWMALALVAGAVLPVQGALNALLRADLGAPFVVGTVSFLVATLAMAAVQLVITTVEDAPKSPAGGVAQMAWWGWLGGFAGATYVTTMFTAIPVIGAAAAVGLTVAGQQVASVFVDRYGCFRLPKRPVPGLRLAGVAALLVGVTLIQLF